One stretch of Rosistilla oblonga DNA includes these proteins:
- a CDS encoding RrF2 family transcriptional regulator, which produces MSAKAHYACLAMLELALRHDEDRPVALREITARHSIPQPFLVQILQQLKVAGYVTSTRGSQGGYRLSVDATAISLLDICDAIGCGEAEQTPENADTTAEAQVLGATWRAASKAFRDVLASIRLEDLANDCSQADGAMFYI; this is translated from the coding sequence ATGTCCGCCAAGGCGCACTACGCCTGTCTGGCGATGCTGGAATTAGCGCTTCGTCACGACGAAGATCGCCCTGTGGCGTTGCGTGAGATCACCGCGCGGCACAGCATCCCGCAGCCCTTCTTGGTGCAAATCTTGCAACAATTGAAGGTCGCCGGCTACGTGACAAGCACGCGTGGCAGCCAAGGTGGCTATCGATTGTCGGTCGATGCGACAGCGATCTCGCTGTTGGACATCTGCGATGCGATCGGATGTGGCGAGGCGGAACAAACACCGGAAAACGCCGACACGACCGCGGAAGCTCAAGTTCTCGGCGCCACTTGGCGTGCGGCGAGCAAGGCGTTTCGCGACGTCCTCGCATCGATCCGTCTAGAAGATCTGGCCAACGATTGTTCGCAAGCCGACGGTGCGATGTTCTACATCTAA